In the genome of Streptomyces sp. SAI-127, the window GACGGGCCGGACACTGTGCTCGCCCACGGCCATGCAGTTGGCGTCGTTCTCGACGGCCACCGGGACGGCGAAGCGCTCCTCGAACCAGTCCCGTACGGGGAAGCGGTTCCAGCCGGGCATGCGCGCCGGAAGGGTGACGAGGCCCGGCTCGACGTCGACCGGGCCCGGCAGGCACAGACCGACTCCCCGCAGCTGCTCCCGGCCGTGCCGGTCGATCAGCGTCTGGAGCGTGTCCGCCAGGCCGGGCAGCGCGGCCTCGGGCCCGTCCGCCGTGGCGAACGGCACGGTCGACACGTCGGTGAGACCGCCCCCGGGGTGCACGACCCCGACATGCGCGTGCTTTCCGCCGAGGTCGGCCGCGACCGCGTATCCGTCGCTGCCGCCGAGCCGCAGCACCTTGCGCGGCCGCCCGCCGGTGGAGGACCGGGTGCCCTCCTCGGCCACCAGACCGTGCGCCAGCAGCTGGCCGACCGCGAAGGACACGGTCGAGGGCGCGGCGCCGAGCAGTGCGGACAGTTCCGTACGGGTCGACGCCTGACCGGAGGCGAGGAGTTCGAGGACACCCTCGGCGAGCGAGGAGAAGCCGGAGCCGTGCCGTCGATGCGGTGGCGGACTTTTTTCAAGCATGGTCGAAGTTACTCCCGAATTCGACGGCCCAGGCGTCGAGCGTAGGCCCGAAAACCCTCTCCGCGCTTTTTCCAGAACAGCAGAAACAGGCTTTTTACAGCGGCACGCCTATTTCTTCCAACAGAGAGGGCGTTCACTTGCCCCACCCCGCTTCCACCTCCCTGGTCCCAGGAGCACGCCATGCCCCCTGCCCGCACGAGACTCCTCGCCGGTGCCGCCGCCCTCAGCGCGGGCACCCTGCTGCTCACCGCCTGTTCGGGGTCGAGCGGCTCGTCGTCGTCCTCCTCGCACGACGCGATCAACTACGCGCTGCCCGCGA includes:
- a CDS encoding ROK family transcriptional regulator, whose product is MLEKSPPPHRRHGSGFSSLAEGVLELLASGQASTRTELSALLGAAPSTVSFAVGQLLAHGLVAEEGTRSSTGGRPRKVLRLGGSDGYAVAADLGGKHAHVGVVHPGGGLTDVSTVPFATADGPEAALPGLADTLQTLIDRHGREQLRGVGLCLPGPVDVEPGLVTLPARMPGWNRFPVRDWFEERFAVPVAVENDANCMAVGEHSVRPVEHRQSIMVKVGSGIGAGVIADGRLYRGATGGAGEITHVRVEAAQDTPCSCGNTGCLETVASGAALVRILRERGLPVASTEDVVRLALDADPEATRAVRQAGRYLGQVLAANVNFFNPDAVYLGGILSTLEPFVAAVRSQLYEGCHPLVTQHLVIERTSLGADAGLAGAGQFALQRALAQAMQTVTGGL